The Caballeronia sp. NK8 genome includes a window with the following:
- a CDS encoding UDP-glucose 4-epimerase, with protein sequence MSLTGSIAGANWTVACNTERTQQGVECSISVEHRGVEGASFMHRFRQTHSFDNEPEAVLAGLREGMTWIRLKAAHTIDV encoded by the coding sequence ATGTCGCTCACGGGATCAATAGCCGGCGCCAACTGGACCGTCGCCTGCAATACGGAGCGGACGCAGCAAGGCGTCGAGTGTTCGATCAGCGTCGAGCACCGCGGCGTGGAAGGAGCAAGCTTCATGCACCGGTTCAGGCAGACGCATTCCTTCGACAATGAACCCGAGGCGGTACTCGCCGGTCTGCGCGAAGGCATGACTTGGATACGCCTCAAGGCCGCGCACACGATCGACGTCTAG
- a CDS encoding universal stress protein, translated as MQRGVEASIDRARGFLQSAGIDVNTFVADLFESGGDAAHALTRAAQTWRADLMMLAARRHMGILQWTERTTRDAADMAHCSMQVLPAPPARFETARPCRLLCAVDGSPVSLASLRAGLKIAGPGAQVQAIYVIDRSARATDAASTTSLQEAFFEEGQSALAKARTVFSETWCAQDFAFDAALVRTDETGDDVAHAIVHGAARWNADAILMGKERSRAGYSGLCPDAWPN; from the coding sequence TTGCAGCGCGGCGTCGAGGCGAGTATAGACAGGGCGCGGGGGTTCCTCCAGAGCGCAGGCATCGACGTGAATACCTTTGTCGCCGACCTGTTCGAGAGCGGCGGAGACGCGGCTCACGCGCTTACGCGGGCGGCGCAGACGTGGCGCGCCGATCTCATGATGCTAGCCGCACGCCGCCACATGGGCATCCTGCAATGGACCGAGCGGACGACCCGGGATGCGGCGGACATGGCGCACTGTTCGATGCAGGTGCTGCCCGCGCCTCCCGCCCGGTTCGAGACCGCCAGACCCTGCCGATTGCTGTGTGCCGTGGACGGCAGTCCCGTTTCGCTGGCATCCTTGCGAGCAGGGCTCAAGATCGCCGGGCCGGGCGCACAGGTGCAAGCGATCTACGTCATCGATCGTTCGGCTCGCGCGACTGACGCCGCGTCGACGACGTCGCTTCAAGAGGCATTCTTCGAAGAAGGACAGTCTGCTTTGGCGAAGGCCCGCACGGTCTTCTCAGAAACCTGGTGTGCACAGGATTTCGCGTTCGATGCTGCGCTTGTACGAACCGATGAAACGGGTGACGATGTCGCGCATGCGATCGTGCATGGAGCCGCGCGCTGGAACGCCGATGCAATTCTCATGGGCAAAGAGAGGTCGCGCGCTGGATACTCGGGACTGTGTCCGGACGCGTGGCCCAACTGA
- a CDS encoding cobalamin-dependent protein (Presence of a B(12) (cobalamin)-binding domain implies dependence on cobalamin itself, in one of its several forms, or in some unusual lineages, dependence on a cobalamin-like analog.): MTNSTERVLEPDPVANGAPESNPTLERAPPAAVTGIGIGAIAQEIGVTRDTLRVWERRYGFPQPMRAPSGERLYPQEQVSKLRLVTRLLDAGHRPSKVLAQSLEALQQLAETSGIGQDVPDAELDRLISLLRASAYEEFRFELLKRAARDGLERFVLDVAAPLSARVGNAWAAGTLQVYHEHLFSEALQTTLRTLMRPLSDALRGRGGRPRVLLTTLSGEGHGLGILMAEAMFMLSECECIQLGLQTPLHDIVGAVAAHRVDIVALSFTATLPTQSVANGLTDLRNLLPPHVHIWVGGSSPALRRKFEDRVHPVISLTMVDETVSNWRQLPMP; this comes from the coding sequence TTAGAGCCAGACCCGGTCGCTAACGGCGCCCCCGAGTCAAATCCTACCTTAGAGCGCGCTCCGCCGGCGGCCGTGACAGGAATCGGTATCGGGGCGATCGCGCAAGAAATCGGTGTAACGAGGGACACCTTGCGCGTTTGGGAACGCCGCTACGGCTTTCCGCAGCCGATGCGCGCTCCCAGCGGCGAGCGGCTATATCCACAGGAGCAGGTGTCGAAGCTGCGGCTCGTCACGCGTCTGCTCGACGCAGGTCATCGTCCGAGTAAGGTCCTCGCACAGTCGCTCGAAGCGCTTCAGCAGCTCGCCGAGACTTCCGGGATCGGGCAGGACGTGCCGGACGCCGAACTCGATCGTCTGATTTCATTACTGCGCGCGAGTGCCTATGAAGAGTTTCGCTTTGAACTGTTGAAGCGCGCCGCGCGCGACGGTCTCGAGCGTTTCGTGCTGGACGTGGCGGCGCCGCTGTCGGCACGGGTCGGAAACGCCTGGGCCGCAGGCACCCTGCAGGTGTACCACGAGCATCTGTTCAGCGAGGCGCTCCAGACCACGTTGCGCACGCTGATGCGCCCTCTGTCTGATGCGCTTCGCGGGCGCGGCGGCCGTCCCCGCGTGCTGCTCACGACGCTGTCCGGCGAGGGCCACGGTCTTGGCATCCTGATGGCCGAGGCGATGTTCATGCTCTCCGAATGTGAGTGCATCCAGCTGGGGCTGCAGACGCCGCTGCATGATATCGTCGGCGCCGTGGCGGCGCATCGGGTCGATATCGTCGCGCTCTCCTTCACCGCGACGCTGCCCACGCAGTCCGTCGCGAACGGCTTGACCGATCTGCGCAATCTGCTGCCGCCGCACGTGCACATTTGGGTCGGTGGAAGCAGCCCGGCGCTGCGCCGCAAGTTTGAGGACCGCGTGCATCCGGTCATAAGTTTGACCATGGTAGATGAGACCGTTTCGAACTGGCGGCAACTGCCCATGCCATGA